The genomic window GGTACGGTTTTTATGGCCTTCATTTTGTATACCTCCCTCAGCTTCGGATTGATTTTTGCGTCATCCAGCCAGAGTATCCGCCTTGTGAAGTCCAAGATACAGTTCTGATCTTTGAGACTGTATTCCTGTTCGGATATCCGGTTCAAAATCTCCCACGCATACCGCTCCCGCAGCGCAGGGTCATCTCCCGCATCCAGCGACAGACGCCCTGCAAGCATCACCTGCGCGAATGGCCGTCTGTCCTTTCTCAGTTCTTCCAGATTCCTGCTCGGCAGGTGGAAGGTTCTATACTTCACCGACACTTCAAAGCCATAACACGAATCAAACCAAAATCCCATATCCGGGGAATTTCCCGTGAAGATCGCGAACCCCGTCGTCAGATTGTGGCGTTTCAGTTCTTTCAGACGCACATACGTTTCGACCATGCGCAGGGCGAAATCTTCGTCCGTATCGTGCTGTTGTTCGATAAACAGCGCCAGATCTCCATTTTTACCTTCTTTCAGGGGAACGTCAAACAGAACATCCAACACCCGCATATCGTTGTCTGAATCCGCGTCGGACTTTTGCAGTTCCACCCCTGTCGTGCCTGTCAGTTCCCTCGTCAGGTCCATATCAGCCGCGAGGTCCGGCATAAAATATTCTATCGCGCTTCGCCCTCCGTTGGTGAGGGCTTTTTTCCAAGCCGTATCTCTCCACTTATGGGGTTTTTTGTTCTCACTCATTTGTTTCGCAGTTCGCCATCTCTCGTCAGTCTCGTTTGGAGGTCAAAATCTGCCACCGTTTCCTGCCGGTCATACCAATTTGAAGTAAAAGGCCTAAAGTTAGAATAGCTAAAAGCAATGATATTCAAACATTAGCCTCTTCATTAACACTCAGCTGAAAGCAAATTGGTATCATTGGCCAGCTCCCGAATCCGCTCCGGCGACAGGCCCGTAAGTTCCGCGACGGTATCCGGCGCAAACCCGCCCCGCGCCAGCATGTTGCGGGCAACTTTTTCAATACCTTCTTCAATACCTACTTCACGGCCTTTTTCAATGCCTTCTTCAAGACCTTCTTCTCTGCCTTGCCGTGCTGCTATCTGGGAACGTGTTTGGGCTTTTTCCTTAAACATGTCATCTGCCTCACTGCGCCAGCTCCCGAATCCGCTCCGGAGGCAGGCCCGTAAGCTCCGCGACGGTATCCGGCGCAAATCCGCCCCGCGCCAGCATGTTGCGAGCAACTTTTTCCATGCCTTTTTCAATGCCCACTTCAAGACCTTCTTCGCGGCCTTTTTCAATGCCTCTTTCAATGCCTTCTTCAAGACCTTCTTCTCTGCCTCGCCGTGCTGCTATCTGGGAACGTGTTTGGGCTTTTTCCTTAAACATGTCATCTGCCTCCTTAAATTCCGAATATCCGCCGTACAGTTCCTCAAACAGGTCCTGTGCGT from Synergistaceae bacterium includes these protein-coding regions:
- a CDS encoding Rpn family recombination-promoting nuclease/putative transposase, which gives rise to MSENKKPHKWRDTAWKKALTNGGRSAIEYFMPDLAADMDLTRELTGTTGVELQKSDADSDNDMRVLDVLFDVPLKEGKNGDLALFIEQQHDTDEDFALRMVETYVRLKELKRHNLTTGFAIFTGNSPDMGFWFDSCYGFEVSVKYRTFHLPSRNLEELRKDRRPFAQVMLAGRLSLDAGDDPALRERYAWEILNRISEQEYSLKDQNCILDFTRRILWLDDAKINPKLREVYKMKAIKTVP